DNA from Bacteroidota bacterium:
ACCCGGTTTACAGATTTTACTTACCCCATATAATGATTTATTTTCAGATGACTGGATGTTGCCGACAGGAAGGTTGCGGGAATATTCTAATGGAAGTAAAAGGGCAGATGTGGTTGTAGTGACCAAATGCCCGGATAAGGTTTCCAATAAAAAAGTTGTAGAATTACATAAAAAACTGAATATCGGATCCCATCAGGAGTTATTTTTCTCAAAGATTGTTTATAGTGATGTGGCCTTTGGATGGGACAAAGTATTTGAATATGATACGTTAATAAAGTATAAGGTGTTGTTGGTTACAGGTATAGCAAATCCTGACCCTTTAATTAAGCACCTAAAAAGTTATGATATAATTTTTAAGCACCTTAAATTTGCTGATCATCATGATTTCACAAAAACTGATGTATTTGAGATAGAATCGGAATTTACCAATTTGGGGTCAGGTAAGAAGGTTATATTGACAACCGAAAAAGATTATGTTCGTTTAAATGCCACAGGTATTCACAAAAGTAATCTAATGTATCTTCCTATTTCTGTCGATTTTTTAAATGGTGATAAAGCCAATTTTGACAAAAAAATAAGAGCTTATGTTAAAAAAAATTAAGGAAACAGCTGATTTTATTAAATCAAAGTGGGGAGAGCAACCTGAGTTTGGAATTATATTAGGAAGTGGATTGGGACAACTTGCCGACGATATGGAAGCAGATGTTGTTTTGCCATATGAGGAAATACCAAATTTCCCTGTTTCTA
Protein-coding regions in this window:
- the lpxK gene encoding tetraacyldisaccharide 4'-kinase yields the protein MNIIRFILLPFSVLYGLITYLRNKFYDFGWFKSTEFDLPVVAVGNLSAGGTGKTPHIEYLIRLLNDKYHLATLSRGYGRKTKGYFIADKFTNASDIGDEPMQFHQKFESVSVAVDANRVEGITKLMDENEKPEVILLDDAFQHRRVKPGLQILLTPYNDLFSDDWMLPTGRLREYSNGSKRADVVVVTKCPDKVSNKKVVELHKKLNIGSHQELFFSKIVYSDVAFGWDKVFEYDTLIKYKVLLVTGIANPDPLIKHLKSYDIIFKHLKFADHHDFTKTDVFEIESEFTNLGSGKKVILTTEKDYVRLNATGIHKSNLMYLPISVDFLNGDKANFDKKIRAYVKKN